The genomic segment TCCGTATCGTTTCGGCGAACTCATATTGACGAAGCCGCCCCATTCTGCATTTCGCAGTTTTGCGTCAGTCGATCAGGCTATTTTTGGCGAAGGGTAATAACTCATCCAGCCGCTCCTGCGGCCATTCCGGCAGGCGTTCCAGCAACGATTTCAGCCAGCCATACGGCTCCACGCCGTTCAGTCGCGCCGTTTCCAGCAGGCTCATCACCGCTGCCGCACGATGCCCCGCCTGCAACGAGCCGGCAAACAGCCACGTATTCCGCCCCATCACCACCTGGCGGATCGCCCGCTCGCACCGGTTGTTGTCCAGCGGCAATGCGCCATCCTCCGCGAACCGGCTCAGCGCTGTTTTGTGAGACAGCGCATAGTTTATCGCCTTATGCAGCGCTGAACCCGGCGCGCATTTTTGTACCTGCGCCGTCAGCCAGCCCCACAGGATATCCAGTTGCGGCTTCGCATACCGCTGCCGCCACTGCCGGATCTTCTCCGCTGGCCGGTGGCGGATCTTTTTTTCAAGCCTGTACAGCCCGTGGAGCATTTTCAGCGCCGTTCCCGCATGCGGATCGCGATTTGCCTTATACAACGCCGCGAAGCCGCGCCGCGCATGCGCCCAACATCCCGCGTTGATGATATTACCGCCGTTTTTCAGGGAGTGATACACGGCGTAGCCGTCTGTCACCAGCCGGCCGCTCCAGCCCGCCAGCCAGGCTTCGGGATAACGCGCCGCCCGTCCGGGCTGACAGTCGAAGCAGACCACGCTGTCGCCGGTGGTTTCACCGCTGACATAGGTCCACAGGTAACCATTCTGCGCCTTTCCGCCCTTTTTCGTCTCCAGGATTTGCAACGGCGTTTCATCCGCATGAAGCACCGGGCGGCTTAACAGCGCTGTGCGCAGCCGTTCCGCCAGCGGCATCAGCCAGACGCCGGCCGCGCCCACCCATCCGGCCAGCGTGCTCACCGGCAGTTCCACCCCGGCGCGGGCGAACACCTGCTGCTGGTGATACAGCGGCTGGCGGTCGCAGTACTTGCCGACCAGCACCTGCGCCACCAGGCCGGCGTCGGGAATGCCCTTCGGGATAATCTGCGCGGGCAGACGACCGGAGACCACGCGCTGGCAGTCATCGCAACCGTACTGCGGGCGGACGTAACGTTTCACCACGAACTGCGCCGGGATGTAATCCAGCCGTTCGCTGATTTCATCGCGGATATGGCGCAGCGGCCGGCCGCAGTCCGGGCAGCCGCAGGCGTCAGGTTCGATAACGGTTTCTTCACGCGGAAGATGTTCCGGCAGCGGTTTACGCACCGGACGGGCTTTCTTCTCTTCCGGTTCCGGCTGCAGACGCGCAAGCCGGGTTTCGGCAGAGGCGATATCGGCGTCGACATCCTCTTCGAACAGGGAGCGCTGTAAGCCGCTGAAGGATTCAGCC from the unidentified bacterial endosymbiont genome contains:
- the tnpC gene encoding IS66 family transposase, giving the protein MDITVLLSTNDPDTLCQLALSLLEENRKKDASLSEKDHQIHLLKEALLLARQQRFGRQAESFSGLQRSLFEEDVDADIASAETRLARLQPEPEEKKARPVRKPLPEHLPREETVIEPDACGCPDCGRPLRHIRDEISERLDYIPAQFVVKRYVRPQYGCDDCQRVVSGRLPAQIIPKGIPDAGLVAQVLVGKYCDRQPLYHQQQVFARAGVELPVSTLAGWVGAAGVWLMPLAERLRTALLSRPVLHADETPLQILETKKGGKAQNGYLWTYVSGETTGDSVVCFDCQPGRAARYPEAWLAGWSGRLVTDGYAVYHSLKNGGNIINAGCWAHARRGFAALYKANRDPHAGTALKMLHGLYRLEKKIRHRPAEKIRQWRQRYAKPQLDILWGWLTAQVQKCAPGSALHKAINYALSHKTALSRFAEDGALPLDNNRCERAIRQVVMGRNTWLFAGSLQAGHRAAAVMSLLETARLNGVEPYGWLKSLLERLPEWPQERLDELLPFAKNSLID